A window from Luteibacter flocculans encodes these proteins:
- the moaCB gene encoding bifunctional molybdenum cofactor biosynthesis protein MoaC/MoaB: MKDVSQKPDSLRVARATATLHAPATCIDLLRTGDTEKGDPLKTARVAGILAAKRTDELIPLCHPLPIHRADVHYELADTSVRVIAEVQTIGPTGVEMEALTAASLAALTLYDMLKPYAEPDELHIEDCRLERKTGGKSHYRRTLATPHSAAVVVLSDTVASGAKRDTAGAYVRDALVEAGFAPVEYAVIADDAAVLGDLVGSLVDGGIALVITVGGTGLGPRDITVDTIRPMLDVEIPGIMEAARAFGQKRMPFAMLSRGVAGYVRDTLVATFPGSRGGASESLAATLPGLVHLLETGRSGGRHPGGYGEGH; encoded by the coding sequence ATGAAAGACGTCAGCCAGAAACCGGACTCCCTGCGCGTTGCCCGCGCCACCGCCACCTTGCATGCGCCGGCCACCTGCATCGACCTGCTACGCACGGGCGACACGGAAAAAGGCGATCCGCTGAAGACGGCACGTGTCGCGGGCATTCTTGCCGCCAAGCGCACGGACGAGCTGATTCCGCTGTGCCATCCGTTGCCGATCCATCGCGCCGACGTGCATTACGAACTGGCCGATACGTCCGTGCGCGTGATCGCCGAGGTGCAGACGATCGGCCCGACGGGCGTGGAGATGGAGGCGTTGACCGCGGCCAGTCTGGCCGCGCTCACGCTGTACGACATGCTGAAGCCCTATGCGGAACCCGATGAGCTGCACATCGAGGACTGCCGCCTGGAACGCAAGACCGGCGGCAAGTCGCACTATCGCCGTACGCTCGCGACGCCGCACAGCGCGGCGGTGGTGGTTCTGTCGGATACGGTGGCCAGTGGCGCGAAGCGCGATACCGCGGGTGCGTACGTGCGCGATGCGCTGGTCGAGGCGGGATTCGCCCCCGTCGAGTATGCGGTGATTGCCGACGATGCCGCTGTGCTGGGCGATCTGGTTGGCTCGCTGGTGGATGGCGGTATCGCGCTTGTGATCACGGTGGGCGGTACGGGCCTCGGTCCGCGCGACATCACCGTCGATACGATCCGCCCGATGCTCGACGTCGAGATCCCCGGCATCATGGAAGCGGCACGCGCCTTTGGCCAGAAGCGCATGCCGTTTGCGATGCTCTCCCGCGGCGTCGCAGGCTACGTGCGCGACACGCTCGTCGCCACGTTCCCGGGAAGCCGTGGCGGCGCCAGCGAATCGCTGGCCGCCACGCTGCCGGGCCTCGTCCATCTGCTGGAGACCGGGCGCTCGGGTGGCCGGCATCCCGGTGGCTACGGCGAGGGTCACTGA
- a CDS encoding molybdenum cofactor biosynthesis protein MoaE, whose amino-acid sequence MAHDVLSHQPVTIEPLLELSDHPECGGLALFVGTVRDHHEGRAVRHLTYTAHEPLAAKVIREVEQATRERYGVPYVRIVHRLGDLSIGDVAIVCVVRAPHRAEAFDACRYAVDAVKHGAPIWKEEFYADGSSAFVEGCCIRDDLDDAAPTPHRHHSHTSHG is encoded by the coding sequence ATGGCGCACGACGTTCTCTCACACCAGCCTGTCACCATCGAGCCCCTGCTGGAACTCAGCGACCATCCCGAATGTGGTGGCCTCGCCTTGTTTGTCGGCACCGTGCGCGACCACCACGAAGGCCGCGCCGTCCGCCATCTCACGTACACGGCGCACGAGCCGCTGGCAGCCAAGGTCATTCGCGAGGTCGAACAGGCCACACGCGAGCGCTATGGCGTGCCGTACGTGCGCATCGTGCATCGGCTGGGCGACCTTTCCATTGGCGACGTCGCTATCGTGTGCGTCGTGCGTGCGCCGCATCGCGCCGAGGCGTTCGATGCGTGCCGCTACGCGGTGGATGCGGTAAAGCACGGCGCGCCGATCTGGAAAGAAGAGTTCTACGCGGATGGAAGCAGCGCCTTCGTCGAAGGCTGTTGCATCCGTGACGACCTCGACGACGCCGCACCAACGCCGCACCGCCACCACTCCCATACGAGCCACGGATGA
- a CDS encoding MoaD/ThiS family protein: protein MTPIVFELYANLERLAGEKECRIDAGDEPRTVADALALLAQARPTLASSLERCACVSGDTIIRRADPLPADRRIALLPPVAGG from the coding sequence ATGACACCGATCGTTTTCGAACTCTATGCGAACCTCGAGCGCCTGGCCGGGGAAAAGGAATGCCGGATCGACGCGGGCGACGAGCCACGCACGGTCGCCGATGCGCTGGCGCTGCTGGCGCAGGCACGCCCGACATTGGCCAGCTCGCTCGAACGCTGTGCCTGTGTGTCAGGCGATACCATCATCCGCCGTGCCGATCCGTTGCCTGCCGATCGGCGCATCGCATTGCTTCCGCCGGTGGCGGGAGGCTAG
- the moaA gene encoding GTP 3',8-cyclase MoaA — MSPLIDRHGRTKRKLRISLTDRCNFRCTYCMPEHPDWLPRASLLERHEIVRLAGLFVDHGIDQIRLTGGEPLLRRDLTECVRAIDALRERGLSRLSMTTNASRIAPKARELVQAGIDDFNVSLDAIDPDTFRRLTRREIAPVLDGIAALADAGATIKLNAVVVRGDNHEDVVPLLEWAMARGLSLRFIEYMPLDAPGQWKRDAVFSEAEMLAAIAGSHHVEALPRGSDPATPYRVDGRYPLGIISTVSNPFCATCDRLRITATGELFTCLFSPIGTPLGARLREGIDDATLAAQVARAVWLKDAGYASRPGPVDRPLTMHAMGG; from the coding sequence ATGTCACCCCTCATCGACCGCCACGGACGTACCAAGCGCAAGCTGCGGATTTCGCTTACCGACCGCTGCAATTTTCGCTGCACCTATTGCATGCCGGAGCATCCGGACTGGTTGCCGCGCGCGAGCCTGCTGGAGCGGCACGAGATCGTGCGCCTTGCGGGCCTGTTCGTCGACCACGGCATCGACCAGATCCGGCTGACCGGCGGCGAACCGCTGCTGCGTCGGGATCTCACTGAATGCGTGCGAGCCATCGACGCGCTTCGCGAGCGCGGGCTGTCGCGTCTGTCGATGACCACGAATGCCTCGCGCATCGCGCCGAAGGCTCGTGAGCTCGTCCAGGCGGGCATCGACGATTTCAACGTGAGCCTGGATGCGATCGATCCGGACACATTTCGCCGGCTGACCCGCCGGGAGATCGCCCCGGTGCTCGATGGCATCGCTGCGCTTGCCGATGCCGGCGCGACGATCAAGCTCAATGCCGTCGTCGTTCGTGGTGACAACCACGAGGACGTGGTGCCTCTGCTGGAGTGGGCGATGGCGCGCGGTCTGTCGCTGCGTTTCATCGAATACATGCCGCTGGATGCGCCGGGACAGTGGAAACGCGATGCCGTGTTTTCCGAAGCCGAAATGCTGGCGGCCATCGCGGGCTCCCATCATGTGGAAGCGCTGCCGCGGGGCAGTGATCCGGCCACGCCGTACCGGGTGGACGGCCGCTATCCTCTTGGCATCATTTCCACCGTGTCCAATCCGTTCTGCGCCACCTGCGATCGTCTACGAATCACGGCCACCGGTGAGCTGTTCACCTGCCTGTTCTCGCCGATCGGCACGCCGTTGGGCGCACGCCTGCGCGAAGGCATCGACGATGCCACGCTCGCGGCGCAGGTCGCACGGGCCGTATGGCTGAAGGATGCCGGCTATGCCTCGCGTCCCGGCCCGGTGGATCGACCGCTGACCATGCACGCGATGGGTGGCTGA
- a CDS encoding XdhC family protein, whose amino-acid sequence MNATDPSPAPAWPVWPDYALVEDLLPSLRQFAHDGRVALATLVTTEGPSPRPLGSEMVIAADGRVAGYVSGGCVEAAVASEAAMVLAEGRPRLLDYGVGSDVVDIQLSCGGRIGIFVRELVEPSAYVAALLLARRERRTVTVFASAASGAWQIRDGVCEGDADTYAIVQRPPLRIVAVGGDPVTLAVARLAPFLGMEVTLLRPHGPQTPPPELDLVSYDARSLPVALAELVLDDRTAVYSLSHDAEVDHAVAARALRSPAFAVGVLGSRNKIDTRVQRLREGGIGDDELARLHLPAGLPIGAQTPHGIAVSILAQVSQRDRARMP is encoded by the coding sequence ATGAACGCCACGGACCCTTCCCCCGCTCCCGCCTGGCCAGTTTGGCCTGATTACGCTCTCGTCGAAGACCTGCTGCCGTCGTTACGGCAGTTCGCTCACGACGGACGCGTGGCACTGGCGACCCTGGTCACCACGGAAGGGCCGTCGCCTCGGCCGTTGGGTAGCGAAATGGTCATCGCGGCCGACGGCCGCGTCGCCGGCTACGTCTCGGGGGGATGCGTCGAAGCCGCCGTCGCCAGCGAAGCGGCGATGGTGCTCGCGGAAGGCCGCCCCCGGTTGCTCGACTACGGCGTGGGGAGCGATGTCGTGGACATCCAGCTCAGTTGCGGCGGGCGCATCGGTATCTTCGTTCGCGAGTTGGTCGAACCTTCCGCCTACGTCGCAGCCCTGCTCCTGGCACGGCGAGAACGACGCACGGTCACCGTCTTCGCCAGTGCCGCCAGTGGCGCCTGGCAGATCCGGGACGGTGTCTGCGAGGGCGACGCAGACACGTACGCGATCGTGCAGCGCCCTCCCCTGCGCATCGTGGCGGTGGGTGGCGATCCGGTCACGCTCGCGGTGGCGCGCCTTGCCCCGTTCCTGGGCATGGAGGTGACGCTGCTCCGTCCGCACGGCCCGCAGACGCCACCGCCAGAGCTCGACCTCGTGTCCTACGATGCGCGGTCGCTCCCGGTAGCGCTTGCCGAGCTGGTCCTCGACGACCGTACGGCCGTCTATTCGTTGAGCCACGACGCGGAAGTGGACCATGCCGTCGCCGCTCGGGCACTGCGCTCCCCCGCGTTCGCGGTGGGCGTGCTGGGCAGTCGCAACAAGATCGACACGCGTGTGCAGCGGCTCAGGGAGGGCGGCATCGGCGACGACGAACTCGCCCGGCTGCATCTTCCGGCCGGTTTGCCGATCGGAGCGCAGACGCCGCACGGCATTGCCGTCTCCATTCTGGCGCAGGTCTCCCAGCGCGATCGCGCACGGATGCCGTGA
- a CDS encoding nucleotidyltransferase family protein, with product MKAPHDAVILAAGGSRRLGRPKQLLTRDGETLVARTARHVLATSPMRTLVVVGAHADAVMAALDTCAVEFVFNPDWETGMASSLRIAAAMLADRQRPVLVTVVDQLALASHHLAALLDAHDGVRDTVTAYGGAQGVPAVLTATTFQRATALQGDEGFRRLWHDTSPHPVRADELADDLDDRDDMRRAIEAGDLDHPA from the coding sequence GTGAAAGCCCCGCACGACGCCGTGATCCTCGCCGCTGGCGGCAGCCGTCGCCTCGGGCGACCGAAACAATTGCTGACCCGTGACGGCGAAACCCTGGTGGCCCGGACGGCACGCCACGTACTGGCGACCTCGCCCATGCGAACGCTCGTGGTCGTGGGCGCTCATGCCGACGCGGTGATGGCGGCGCTGGATACCTGTGCCGTCGAATTCGTCTTCAATCCCGATTGGGAGACGGGAATGGCCTCTTCGCTGCGCATCGCGGCGGCGATGCTGGCGGACAGGCAGCGGCCCGTGCTCGTCACCGTGGTCGACCAACTCGCGCTGGCGTCGCATCACCTTGCCGCGCTGCTCGACGCACACGATGGCGTTCGCGACACGGTGACTGCCTATGGCGGCGCCCAGGGCGTACCTGCCGTACTCACCGCCACCACCTTCCAACGCGCCACGGCACTGCAGGGCGATGAAGGATTCCGTCGCCTCTGGCACGACACGTCTCCGCACCCTGTCCGGGCGGACGAACTGGCCGACGACCTCGACGATCGTGACGACATGCGTCGCGCCATCGAAGCAGGTGATCTGGACCACCCGGCCTAA
- a CDS encoding cytochrome b/b6 domain-containing protein has product MPATRLVYRHRWPVRVMHWINVICLCVLLGSGLQIFNAHPALYWGERSDPGKAVLALEGGVDAQGSPQGMTRIGRHTFDTTGVLSASKVDGQWTSRGFPAWATIPGPGWLAMGRRWHFFFAWLFVANGIAYVGWSIATRHLARDLVPTRRDWRGIGRSIVDHLRLRHPQGDEALRYNVLQRLAYLVVIFVFGGGIVFMGLAMSPRMDAVLHGLVDLVGGRQSARTIHFVIAMGFVAFVLIHVAEVFLSGPINQLRGMLTGWYRVRKAPDEPEASPHD; this is encoded by the coding sequence ATGCCTGCGACCCGCCTCGTCTATCGCCACCGCTGGCCGGTGCGCGTCATGCATTGGATCAACGTGATCTGCCTGTGCGTACTGCTTGGCAGCGGTCTGCAGATCTTCAACGCCCATCCGGCGCTGTACTGGGGCGAACGGTCCGATCCAGGCAAGGCCGTGCTGGCGCTGGAGGGTGGCGTGGATGCGCAAGGTTCGCCTCAGGGCATGACGCGAATCGGCCGCCATACCTTCGATACCACCGGCGTACTAAGCGCGAGCAAGGTCGACGGGCAATGGACCTCACGAGGTTTTCCCGCATGGGCCACCATTCCGGGCCCCGGCTGGCTCGCCATGGGGCGACGTTGGCATTTCTTCTTCGCCTGGCTTTTCGTCGCCAATGGCATCGCCTACGTCGGCTGGTCGATCGCGACCCGGCATCTCGCGCGTGACCTCGTGCCCACCCGCCGCGACTGGCGAGGTATCGGCCGGTCCATCGTCGACCATCTGCGCCTGCGCCATCCGCAAGGCGACGAGGCGCTTCGCTATAACGTGCTCCAGCGGCTGGCGTACCTCGTGGTCATCTTTGTCTTCGGCGGGGGAATCGTATTCATGGGCCTGGCGATGTCGCCGCGCATGGATGCCGTGTTGCACGGACTGGTCGACCTCGTCGGTGGCCGGCAATCGGCACGGACGATCCACTTCGTAATCGCCATGGGCTTCGTGGCCTTCGTCCTGATCCACGTGGCCGAAGTATTCCTGAGCGGCCCGATCAACCAGCTTCGCGGCATGCTCACCGGCTGGTATCGCGTACGCAAGGCGCCTGATGAACCCGAGGCATCCCCGCATGACTGA
- a CDS encoding molybdopterin-binding protein: MTDRRTFLRRTLLALGGATLAGCDRISESETGTKVLASAEAVTRRVQRFLSPSTALAKEFTEADISPVFKPNGSTMPDTPAYQALLRDGFSGYRLEVDGMVERPTRLSLDELKSLGTRTQITRHDCVEGWSAIGKWTGTPLAALLDHVGPKEGARYVVFHCFDNIEEDTPYYESIDLVEARHPQTLLAYALNGAPLPVANGAPLRLRVERQLGYKHAKYLRRIELVASFAEVGEGNGGYWEDNGYEWYAGI; encoded by the coding sequence ATGACTGATCGCCGCACGTTTCTTCGCCGCACTCTTCTGGCCCTCGGCGGCGCCACGCTGGCCGGTTGCGATCGCATTTCCGAAAGCGAAACCGGCACGAAGGTACTGGCATCGGCGGAAGCCGTCACCCGCCGCGTGCAACGATTTCTCTCGCCGTCGACCGCTCTGGCGAAGGAGTTCACCGAAGCCGACATCTCGCCCGTGTTCAAGCCCAACGGCAGCACCATGCCCGATACGCCGGCCTACCAGGCCTTGCTGCGCGATGGTTTCAGCGGTTATCGCCTGGAAGTCGACGGCATGGTGGAGCGACCGACCCGCTTGTCGCTGGACGAGTTGAAGTCGCTCGGCACCCGCACGCAGATCACGCGTCACGATTGCGTCGAAGGATGGAGTGCCATCGGCAAGTGGACGGGGACGCCGCTGGCTGCCCTGCTCGATCATGTCGGTCCGAAGGAAGGCGCCCGCTACGTCGTGTTCCATTGCTTCGACAACATCGAGGAAGACACGCCTTATTACGAGAGTATCGACCTGGTCGAAGCGCGCCACCCGCAGACCCTGCTCGCGTATGCGCTGAACGGCGCACCGTTGCCCGTGGCGAACGGAGCTCCGCTGCGCCTCCGTGTCGAGCGCCAGCTCGGTTACAAACACGCCAAGTACCTGCGTCGCATCGAGCTGGTCGCGAGCTTTGCGGAGGTGGGCGAAGGCAACGGCGGTTACTGGGAAGACAACGGTTACGAGTGGTACGCAGGCATCTGA
- a CDS encoding HU family DNA-binding protein, producing the protein MAKTTKTAAKKAAAKAPAKAAKAPAALKPIKDPLSKSSLVSHIVEQSGVDSKSVKAVLASLEGAISASVHKKGAGTFTLPGLLKITSVAVAAKPKRKGKDPFTGEERWFAAKPASVKVKVRPLKKLKDAAA; encoded by the coding sequence ATGGCCAAGACCACCAAAACGGCGGCGAAGAAGGCCGCTGCCAAGGCTCCCGCCAAGGCTGCGAAGGCGCCGGCCGCCCTCAAGCCCATCAAGGATCCGCTTTCGAAGTCCTCGCTCGTCTCGCACATCGTCGAGCAGAGCGGTGTCGACAGCAAGAGCGTGAAGGCCGTGCTGGCTTCGCTCGAAGGCGCGATCTCCGCGTCGGTTCACAAGAAGGGCGCCGGCACGTTCACGCTGCCCGGCCTGCTCAAGATCACCTCGGTTGCCGTTGCGGCCAAGCCGAAGCGCAAGGGTAAGGACCCGTTCACCGGCGAAGAGCGCTGGTTCGCGGCCAAGCCGGCGTCGGTCAAGGTCAAGGTCCGTCCGCTGAAGAAGCTCAAGGACGCGGCCGCCTGA
- a CDS encoding BlaI/MecI/CopY family transcriptional regulator, whose translation MTKKTIGDQELALLQYITDTPKRSVAEVWAGFGEARGLARSTVLTMMERLRAKGYLTRRKIDGSFRYSATNGTGEVMTGAVARFVEKTLQGSVSPFVAWMSERGQVSDTELAELEALVGTLQSRRKGR comes from the coding sequence ATGACCAAGAAGACGATCGGCGATCAGGAGCTCGCGCTTCTGCAGTACATCACGGATACGCCGAAGCGTTCGGTAGCGGAGGTCTGGGCGGGTTTCGGGGAAGCGCGCGGGCTCGCGCGGTCTACGGTGCTTACGATGATGGAGCGCCTGCGCGCCAAGGGCTACCTCACCCGCCGCAAGATCGACGGCAGCTTCCGTTACAGCGCTACCAACGGTACGGGCGAGGTCATGACGGGCGCCGTCGCGCGCTTTGTCGAGAAGACCTTGCAGGGTTCCGTGTCCCCGTTCGTGGCGTGGATGTCGGAACGGGGGCAGGTCAGCGACACGGAACTGGCGGAACTGGAAGCTCTGGTAGGCACGTTGCAGTCCCGGCGCAAGGGACGCTGA
- a CDS encoding M56 family metallopeptidase yields the protein MDALIDTVLSRLAYASLQAVLLGALVGVACRFIPSLSAAARSALWWLLGAQLLIGLLAPSPVTLPLLPPAVTTTVVVTAPVIVTAAPDASDVATSTFSWAALLLAAWAAAVLAQWIVAARRGYRLVGIVKRALPHDDVRVETLCARRARELGLRRSPRLKVSDEVDSPQVAGLWRPTILLPLDDRLNDDELDMALMHELAHVRRGDLLLGWVPVLARSLFFFHPIVHLATREYALCREAACDALVVARGRQAPQTYGRLLLRLGIAPHPHHALPGASPTFRTLKRRLDMLGNATDAPHRALTVAIFAVLTVVGVTPWRVVAAEQGTKRTGVFASPSPAPAPSPAAPAEPAAPAAPAAPAPHPNLSPTPAAPAAPLAARPAGPPPAPPAPPMTSSFFTGDWNSDGNQAFVFFSNDIQVMNGSNADVRRAAAQKKGSGDFAWYQDGKQAWIVRDPAYVKRIHDVYARSSKAADVTAASAEKQASIAQRQAMLNEQMAKLAERQAELAVKQSDPSGPHDPSAYAAGHAAIGKEQAEIGRQLAELDSQNAAEGKLMADRNRRQAEESRKAAQEVSAIMAQAIRDHAAEPAR from the coding sequence ATGGACGCGCTGATCGATACCGTACTCTCCCGGCTTGCGTATGCCTCGTTGCAGGCCGTGCTCCTTGGCGCATTGGTCGGCGTGGCCTGCCGTTTCATTCCTTCGTTGTCTGCGGCAGCCCGAAGCGCGCTGTGGTGGTTGCTCGGGGCGCAGCTGCTGATCGGGCTGCTTGCTCCATCGCCTGTGACGTTGCCGCTGTTACCGCCCGCCGTAACGACGACGGTCGTCGTCACTGCACCGGTCATCGTCACAGCAGCACCGGATGCCTCGGATGTCGCCACCTCGACGTTTTCGTGGGCCGCGCTTCTGCTCGCGGCCTGGGCAGCTGCCGTGCTGGCGCAGTGGATAGTCGCCGCGCGTCGTGGCTACCGACTCGTCGGCATCGTGAAACGTGCCTTGCCGCACGACGACGTCCGCGTGGAGACGCTCTGTGCACGCCGGGCGCGTGAACTCGGTTTGCGCCGATCGCCGCGCCTGAAGGTGAGCGACGAGGTCGATTCGCCGCAGGTCGCCGGTCTGTGGCGACCGACGATTCTTCTGCCGCTCGACGACCGCCTCAACGACGATGAGCTCGACATGGCGCTCATGCACGAGCTGGCGCACGTGCGCCGCGGCGACCTGCTGCTGGGTTGGGTGCCGGTGCTCGCCCGCTCGCTGTTCTTCTTCCATCCGATCGTGCATCTGGCCACGCGCGAATACGCACTTTGCCGCGAGGCCGCCTGCGATGCGCTGGTCGTGGCGCGTGGACGCCAGGCACCGCAAACGTATGGACGCCTGCTGCTTCGCCTGGGTATCGCGCCGCACCCGCACCACGCGCTTCCCGGCGCGTCCCCCACGTTCCGCACCCTGAAGAGGAGACTCGACATGCTAGGCAACGCGACCGATGCGCCGCACCGCGCGCTCACTGTGGCGATTTTTGCTGTCCTTACCGTGGTCGGTGTCACGCCGTGGCGCGTGGTCGCCGCCGAGCAGGGCACCAAGCGCACAGGGGTGTTCGCTTCCCCCAGCCCCGCACCGGCGCCTTCACCCGCCGCGCCGGCGGAACCAGCGGCACCAGCGGCACCAGCGGCGCCCGCGCCTCACCCGAACTTGTCGCCGACGCCAGCTGCACCGGCAGCGCCTCTCGCCGCGCGTCCCGCGGGTCCGCCCCCCGCACCACCCGCACCACCGATGACCAGCAGCTTTTTCACGGGCGACTGGAACAGTGATGGCAACCAGGCGTTCGTCTTTTTCAGCAACGACATCCAAGTGATGAACGGCAGCAACGCGGACGTGCGCCGCGCGGCGGCACAAAAGAAGGGTTCCGGCGATTTCGCCTGGTATCAGGACGGTAAGCAGGCCTGGATCGTGAGAGACCCTGCCTATGTGAAGCGCATCCACGACGTCTACGCGCGAAGCAGCAAGGCGGCCGACGTCACGGCGGCGAGCGCGGAGAAACAGGCGTCGATCGCTCAACGGCAGGCCATGCTGAACGAGCAGATGGCGAAGCTCGCGGAGCGGCAGGCCGAGCTTGCCGTCAAGCAGAGCGACCCGAGCGGTCCGCACGATCCATCGGCGTATGCCGCGGGTCACGCCGCGATCGGCAAGGAACAGGCGGAAATCGGACGGCAGCTCGCGGAACTCGACAGTCAAAACGCTGCGGAAGGTAAATTGATGGCGGACCGTAATCGACGCCAGGCGGAAGAATCGCGGAAGGCGGCGCAGGAAGTAAGTGCGATCATGGCCCAGGCGATCCGCGACCACGCCGCGGAACCCGCGCGCTGA
- a CDS encoding HAD-IA family hydrolase, translated as MQLESGTVIEARALLFDMDGTLIDSRVVVEKIWKRWCDENGIDWHEVLPRLHGVRMLDSVKMFAKPGMDVQAVYDRLYREEVEDVDGIVPIPGAPELLAALPPDAWTIVTSADTVLAKARLGAAGIVPPPRMVTGEIVVNGKPDPEGYLLGAQRMGAVPAECLVFEDAKAGIDAGLAAGARVIAIAGDHPEEIAPGVDWIADLNALMFDGMYDGKVRLRVR; from the coding sequence ATGCAACTCGAATCCGGCACGGTCATCGAGGCTCGTGCCCTGCTCTTCGACATGGACGGCACCTTGATCGATTCGCGCGTCGTCGTCGAGAAAATCTGGAAACGCTGGTGCGACGAGAACGGCATCGACTGGCACGAGGTGCTTCCGCGCCTGCACGGCGTTCGCATGCTCGACTCGGTGAAGATGTTCGCGAAGCCGGGCATGGACGTGCAGGCGGTGTACGACCGCCTCTATCGCGAAGAAGTCGAAGACGTGGACGGTATCGTCCCGATTCCCGGTGCCCCCGAACTGCTCGCGGCCCTGCCGCCCGACGCATGGACCATCGTGACGTCGGCGGATACGGTGCTGGCGAAGGCGCGTCTCGGTGCCGCGGGCATCGTGCCGCCGCCGCGCATGGTCACCGGCGAGATCGTGGTCAACGGAAAGCCCGACCCGGAGGGTTATCTTCTCGGCGCGCAGCGCATGGGCGCGGTGCCCGCGGAGTGTCTCGTGTTCGAGGACGCCAAGGCCGGGATCGACGCCGGACTGGCGGCTGGCGCACGGGTCATCGCCATTGCGGGCGATCACCCGGAAGAAATCGCTCCTGGCGTGGATTGGATCGCCGATCTCAACGCACTGATGTTCGACGGCATGTACGACGGCAAAGTGCGCCTCCGCGTTCGCTGA